The Rhodothermales bacterium genomic interval TCTCTCCGATTTCGGACGACACCCCCGAGTCCCGCTTCATGCGGGCCCGTCTGGACAGCGCATCGGTTGAAGCGGTCCTCGCCGGACAGTCAGCCGTCATCCCTCGCCGGGACCTCTGGCGTCAGCAACAACAAGTGGTTTACGTGGTTGCCGGTTCCGACGATGAACTCATCCGGGTCCTGGATGAGCGCGGAGATGACATCCGCTACCAGTTCAATACCATCACGCGGGAACGGCTGACCGAGGACATGTTCGAGAAGGGCCGTCAGTTCGCCATGGAGGACACCCTGCTTGCCAACCATGGCTTCACGCTGAACATGCAGCATGATTACTTCGTGGGCATCGACACGACCAATTTCATCTGGCTTCGCCGCGTGGTCAGCTCGGAGTCCTGGCGCAGCCTGTTCGTGTATTACGTGGACGATTTCGACCCGACCAACCTGACTCCGGAGTGGATCCAGCAAGCCCGGGACCGGCTGACCGAAACCTACATCCGCGGAACCATGGATGGCTTCGTGACCACCGATTACCGCCGGGAATTGACGTCGGAGAACATCGATTTCAAGGGCCGCTTCGCCTACGAGACCCGTGGTCTGTGGCACATGATGGGCCGCCAGCCCGATGGCTCCCTGGTCGAGCACGGCATGGGCGGAGCGTTCGTGAACTACACCCTGTACGACGAAGAATCGGGGCGACTGTACATGATTGACGGGATGATCTTCGCCCCCGGGTTCGACAAGCGGGAATTCCTGCGTCAGATGGAAGTGATTGCATGGACCTTCCGTACGGAACGGGACGTCGCACTGGCGGCCTCCAGGGACGCGGTTTCCGCGTCGTTCTGACCATGTCGCTGCGACTGGAGCTGCGACACGTCGGATTCCTGCTGGTTTTTTCCATTCTGGTAGGATGCGCTCCGGCGGCGGGCGACCGGAATGGTCCGCCCCTCGCCGATTCCACGTTCGTGTCGGCCCTGGTCGCCTTGCATGTGGCCGATGCGTCCGCGTTTGCCGAGGACCGCACGCCAGCCGTGCACGTGCGGGATTCCGTACTGACGGCTCTGGACGTGCCGGCATCGGACTACGAAGCAACCCTGGCCTGGCACGTCGAGCATCCCGAAGCGTTGACTGCCATATACAATCAGGTGCTGGACCGCCTGAACCGACTCGACTTGCCTGACGCGTCGCCCTGACCCGACGAAAAGCCTCGCTCCGTTGACCAGATGTCAACCTGTGCCCGTCGCCACGCCGGGGCGGCCGGATGGCGTGAACGGTCCACATGCTCCGGCGTGGGAACGAAGGGATCGTGCCGCCCCAGGCACACATCACACCCCCCCGATCGCCGACCGCACCGGATCGGA includes:
- a CDS encoding DUF4837 family protein, with the protein product MPNLPATPTTGRRSFLDTVRFPGFRPLLLALLLVTMTGCEALDYRPYAVGREGEVVVVIDSTRWEGPVGEAIRRNIAPYLGTLPAPEREFNVRRVSLTSQRLLDGVQAQKNVIFVSPISDDTPESRFMRARLDSASVEAVLAGQSAVIPRRDLWRQQQQVVYVVAGSDDELIRVLDERGDDIRYQFNTITRERLTEDMFEKGRQFAMEDTLLANHGFTLNMQHDYFVGIDTTNFIWLRRVVSSESWRSLFVYYVDDFDPTNLTPEWIQQARDRLTETYIRGTMDGFVTTDYRRELTSENIDFKGRFAYETRGLWHMMGRQPDGSLVEHGMGGAFVNYTLYDEESGRLYMIDGMIFAPGFDKREFLRQMEVIAWTFRTERDVALAASRDAVSASF
- a CDS encoding DUF4296 domain-containing protein, with translation MSLRLELRHVGFLLVFSILVGCAPAAGDRNGPPLADSTFVSALVALHVADASAFAEDRTPAVHVRDSVLTALDVPASDYEATLAWHVEHPEALTAIYNQVLDRLNRLDLPDASP